The following proteins are co-located in the Mycolicibacterium goodii genome:
- a CDS encoding WS/DGAT/MGAT family O-acyltransferase has translation MQRLSGLDASFLYLETAAQPMHVCSVLDLDTSTMPGGYTFDRLRDALSLRIKAMPEFREKLADSRFNLDHPVWVEDNDFDIDRHLHRIGLPAPGGRAELAEICGHIASLPLDRTRPLWEMWVIENVAGTDAHAGGRLAVMTKVHHASVDGVTGANLLSQLCSTEPDAPPPEPVDGPGGATGLEIAINGAVQFATRPLRLVNVVPSTLSTVVDTVRRARNGMTMAAPFAAPRTAFNANITGHRNIAFAQLDLDHIKTVKNHLDVKVNDVVMALVSGVLRTYLSDRAELPDSSLVAMVPVSVHDRSDRPGRNQVSGMFSALQTHIADPADRLRAIAEANGVAKQHSSAIGATLLQDWTQFAAPAVFGTAMRVYAASRLSGAKPVHNLVVSNVPGPQVPLYFLGAEVKAMYPLGPIFHGSGLNITVMSLTGKLDVGIISCPELLPDLWDMADDFAVALDELLAATKDS, from the coding sequence ATGCAACGGCTCAGCGGACTCGACGCCAGCTTCCTGTACCTCGAAACCGCCGCGCAGCCGATGCACGTGTGCTCGGTGCTCGACCTCGACACCTCGACCATGCCAGGGGGATACACCTTCGACCGCCTGCGCGACGCGCTGAGCCTGCGGATCAAGGCCATGCCCGAGTTCCGCGAGAAACTCGCCGACAGCCGGTTCAACCTCGATCATCCAGTTTGGGTGGAGGACAACGACTTCGACATCGACCGGCACCTGCACCGGATCGGGCTGCCCGCGCCGGGCGGCCGCGCCGAACTCGCCGAGATCTGCGGCCACATCGCGTCGTTGCCGCTCGACCGCACCCGACCGCTGTGGGAGATGTGGGTGATCGAGAACGTCGCGGGCACCGACGCGCACGCGGGTGGGCGGCTGGCGGTCATGACCAAGGTGCACCACGCCAGCGTCGACGGCGTCACCGGGGCCAACCTGCTCTCGCAGCTGTGCAGCACCGAACCCGACGCGCCGCCACCCGAACCGGTCGACGGCCCGGGCGGGGCCACCGGCCTGGAGATCGCGATCAACGGCGCCGTGCAGTTCGCGACCAGGCCGCTGCGGCTGGTCAACGTGGTGCCCAGCACGCTGTCCACCGTGGTCGACACGGTGCGGCGGGCCCGCAACGGCATGACGATGGCGGCCCCGTTCGCCGCGCCGCGAACCGCCTTCAACGCCAACATCACCGGGCACCGCAACATCGCGTTCGCCCAACTCGACCTCGACCACATCAAGACCGTCAAGAACCACTTGGACGTCAAGGTCAACGACGTCGTGATGGCGCTGGTGTCCGGGGTGCTGCGCACCTACCTGTCGGATCGCGCCGAGCTGCCGGACAGTTCACTGGTCGCGATGGTGCCGGTGTCGGTGCACGACCGCTCCGACCGGCCCGGGCGCAACCAGGTGTCCGGGATGTTCTCGGCGCTGCAGACCCACATCGCCGACCCGGCCGACCGGCTGCGCGCCATCGCCGAGGCCAACGGCGTCGCCAAACAACACAGCTCGGCCATCGGCGCGACACTGCTGCAGGACTGGACGCAGTTCGCCGCGCCCGCGGTGTTCGGCACCGCGATGCGGGTGTACGCCGCCAGCCGGCTGTCGGGGGCCAAGCCCGTGCACAACCTCGTCGTCTCCAACGTGCCGGGCCCGCAGGTGCCGCTGTACTTCCTCGGCGCCGAGGTCAAGGCGATGTATCCGCTCGGCCCGATCTTCCACGGCTCGGGCCTCAACATCACGGTGATGTCGCTGACCGGCAAACTCGACGTCGGCATCATCTCGTGCCCGGAACTGCTGCCCGATCTGTGGGACATGGCCGACGACTTCGCGGTCGCGCTCGACGAGCTGCTGGCCGCCACGAAAGACAGCTAG
- a CDS encoding alpha/beta hydrolase: protein MKVRFRLGALLAVTVLAAGGCSQVIDGRAIVAVPRPGSPVQWLPCNGGSGNQTPIPDSAECGLLSVPVDYSKPDGDVARLAMIRFPATGDKIGSLVINPGGPGESGVESALSLLPSLPQQIKERFDIVGFDPRGVASSNPAVWCNSDADNDRQRADPTVEYTPEGVAHLEAETKAFVQRCVDKMGLEFLANVGTENVAKDLDAIRAALGDDKLTYLGYSYGTRIGSTYAEEFPDKVRAMILDGAIDPNADPVEESIRQAAAFQKAFDDYAADCAKSPDCPLGTDPAKAVDVYKSIIDPLVENPAPTRDGRGLSYSDATVGTILPLYSPNLWRHLTDALTALKNGDGNLMLALADLYMGRDAKGHYNNSTDVRVAVNCMDKPAIKDKATVIEQDRRLREVAPFMSYGEFTGDAPLGTCAFWPVPPTSEPHEVKVSGLPPILVVSTTNDPATPYQAGVDLARQLGGTLVTFEGTQHTVVFQGNKCVDDIATTYLIDVKVPPPDTRC, encoded by the coding sequence ATGAAGGTCAGGTTCAGGCTCGGCGCGCTGCTGGCGGTGACGGTGCTGGCGGCAGGCGGCTGCAGCCAGGTGATCGACGGGCGGGCCATCGTCGCGGTGCCTCGGCCCGGATCACCCGTGCAATGGCTGCCGTGCAACGGCGGTTCGGGCAACCAGACGCCCATCCCCGACAGCGCCGAGTGCGGCCTGCTGTCGGTGCCCGTCGACTACTCCAAGCCCGACGGCGACGTCGCCCGCCTGGCGATGATCCGGTTCCCCGCGACCGGCGACAAGATCGGATCGCTGGTGATCAACCCGGGTGGTCCCGGCGAGTCCGGCGTCGAATCGGCGCTGTCGCTGCTGCCCAGCCTGCCGCAGCAGATCAAGGAGCGCTTCGACATCGTCGGGTTCGACCCGCGCGGTGTCGCGTCGTCCAACCCCGCGGTGTGGTGCAACTCCGATGCCGACAACGACCGCCAGCGGGCCGATCCGACGGTCGAGTACACCCCGGAGGGGGTGGCCCACCTCGAGGCCGAGACCAAGGCGTTCGTCCAGCGCTGCGTCGACAAGATGGGCCTGGAGTTCCTGGCCAACGTCGGCACCGAGAACGTCGCCAAGGACCTCGACGCCATCCGCGCGGCGCTCGGCGACGACAAGCTGACCTATCTGGGTTACTCGTACGGCACCCGGATCGGGTCCACCTACGCCGAGGAGTTCCCCGACAAGGTGCGGGCCATGATCCTCGACGGCGCCATCGATCCCAACGCCGATCCGGTGGAGGAGAGCATCCGTCAGGCCGCGGCGTTCCAGAAGGCGTTCGACGACTACGCCGCCGACTGCGCCAAGAGCCCGGACTGCCCACTGGGCACCGACCCGGCCAAGGCCGTCGATGTCTACAAGAGCATCATCGACCCGCTGGTCGAGAACCCCGCCCCGACCCGTGACGGGCGCGGGCTGAGCTACAGCGACGCGACCGTCGGCACGATCCTGCCGCTGTACTCGCCGAACCTGTGGCGCCACCTCACCGACGCGCTCACCGCGCTCAAGAACGGTGACGGCAACCTCATGCTCGCGCTCGCCGACCTCTACATGGGCCGAGATGCCAAGGGCCACTACAACAATTCGACCGATGTGCGGGTCGCGGTGAACTGCATGGACAAGCCCGCCATCAAGGACAAGGCCACCGTCATCGAACAGGACCGCCGCCTGCGTGAGGTGGCGCCGTTCATGAGCTACGGCGAGTTCACCGGCGACGCCCCGCTCGGCACCTGCGCGTTCTGGCCGGTGCCGCCGACGAGCGAACCGCACGAGGTCAAGGTGAGCGGTCTGCCGCCGATCCTGGTGGTCTCGACCACCAACGACCCGGCCACGCCGTACCAGGCCGGGGTGGACCTGGCGCGCCAACTCGGCGGCACGCTGGTCACTTTCGAGGGCACCCAGCACACCGTGGTGTTCCAGGGCAACAAGTGCGTCGACGACATCGCCACGACCTACCTGATCGACGTCAAGGTGCCGCCGCCGGACACCAGGTGCTGA